A window of the Scytonema millei VB511283 genome harbors these coding sequences:
- a CDS encoding thymidylate synthase, producing the protein MTVTNSSKQYHYRPSHKPNQLLYGSGQVAVVTGWTVKQAIAKHLQESEYAVIGQLYSPTRGINLLIRNLLANPHVCFLVVLNATKEDRNSGGTKCLLDFFEHGFAAGSSDTGKHCWVICSSIPGYIDMEVDALALEQLRQNLVVKEVFSITEAVEQTRNFVAVTQQQEIQPWGVPIEFPIGSVVPTVLPGTRYGHRIEGKTIAETWVKIIHRIKTTGTIRPTGYDGQWQELIDLMAIVTDEPEGFYFPEPNYLPCDRAFIQEYLSQILDDQPYREGVKYTYGQRLRSHFGRDQVEQVIQKLIGEIDAASAVMTLWDVKDHEKGGSPCLNHIWVRVVEQEISLTATLRSNDMFSAWAANAMGLRALQQHIRDEIAARSSYDLRMGPLITISQSAHIYDDTWENVDQLIKQQYAVISKQLDYNDPCGNFLIEVTDGEIVVTQTTPGSGEVVACYSGKNPLKLLREICAASPSIRPDHAGYLGMELQKASECLKTGKLYNQDGK; encoded by the coding sequence GTGACAGTCACCAATTCCTCAAAACAGTACCATTACCGACCTTCGCATAAACCAAACCAGCTATTATATGGCTCTGGACAAGTTGCAGTAGTGACTGGTTGGACTGTCAAACAGGCGATCGCCAAGCATTTGCAAGAGAGCGAATATGCAGTCATCGGACAGTTATACTCGCCAACGCGGGGAATTAACTTGCTGATCCGCAATTTACTCGCCAATCCTCACGTTTGTTTCTTAGTCGTTCTCAACGCGACTAAAGAAGATAGAAACTCAGGGGGTACGAAGTGCTTGTTAGATTTTTTCGAGCATGGCTTTGCCGCAGGGTCAAGCGATACGGGAAAGCACTGCTGGGTGATTTGTTCCTCCATTCCTGGGTATATCGATATGGAAGTCGATGCTCTTGCATTGGAACAGTTACGGCAAAATCTTGTAGTTAAGGAAGTGTTTTCTATTACTGAAGCAGTTGAGCAGACGCGCAATTTTGTTGCTGTGACTCAACAACAAGAAATACAGCCTTGGGGTGTGCCTATAGAATTTCCTATAGGGAGTGTAGTTCCTACAGTTTTACCCGGGACTCGTTACGGACATCGAATTGAAGGAAAAACAATTGCTGAAACTTGGGTGAAAATTATTCACCGAATCAAAACGACAGGCACAATTCGACCGACTGGCTACGATGGACAATGGCAGGAATTAATCGATCTGATGGCAATTGTCACTGACGAACCAGAGGGTTTCTATTTTCCCGAACCAAATTACTTACCATGCGATCGCGCTTTCATTCAAGAATATCTCTCGCAGATTTTAGACGACCAGCCCTATAGAGAAGGGGTGAAATATACTTACGGTCAAAGATTGCGATCGCATTTTGGTCGGGATCAAGTCGAGCAGGTGATTCAAAAGCTGATCGGAGAGATCGATGCTGCTAGTGCCGTCATGACACTGTGGGATGTGAAAGACCATGAAAAAGGTGGTAGCCCGTGTTTAAATCATATTTGGGTGAGAGTTGTCGAGCAAGAAATATCATTAACAGCGACGTTACGCAGTAACGATATGTTTTCTGCATGGGCTGCAAACGCTATGGGATTGAGAGCGTTACAACAGCATATTCGAGATGAAATTGCCGCTCGTTCTAGTTACGATTTACGTATGGGACCGCTAATTACAATTAGCCAATCAGCCCATATATATGACGATACTTGGGAAAATGTAGACCAACTGATTAAGCAGCAGTATGCGGTAATTTCTAAACAATTAGACTACAACGATCCATGTGGAAACTTTCTAATTGAAGTTACAGACGGTGAGATAGTTGTTACCCAAACCACACCTGGTAGCGGTGAGGTTGTTGCTTGCTATTCTGGGAAAAATCCCTTAAAGCTATTAAGAGAAATTTGTGCTGCTTCTCCTTCTATTCGTCCAGATCATGCTGGATATTTAGGGATGGAGTTGCAAAAGGCATCTGAGTGTTTGAAAACAGGTAAGTTATATAACCAGGACGGAAAATGA
- a CDS encoding WD40 repeat domain-containing protein: MPPFSRGVGGIVLSEPYCHIMDAIVEAVHKSASDTLKKYEQTSIRLLAGLGVEGDTHMGITVKHLEKNLQAIAHLKHKDRLEIGTVRHNLIEHRDRVTSITIIPDGRTLVSGSTDRTIKIWQI; this comes from the coding sequence ATGCCCCCTTTCTCAAGGGGGGTTGGGGGGATCGTCTTATCTGAACCGTATTGCCACATAATGGATGCGATCGTCGAAGCGGTTCATAAGAGTGCATCTGACACTCTGAAAAAGTACGAGCAAACCAGCATTCGGCTACTAGCAGGATTAGGAGTAGAAGGAGATACACATATGGGTATAACAGTCAAGCATCTTGAAAAAAACCTCCAAGCGATCGCCCATCTGAAACATAAAGATCGATTAGAAATTGGAACTGTACGCCACAATCTCATAGAACATCGCGATCGCGTTACTTCCATTACCATCATTCCCGACGGACGAACGCTCGTCAGCGGCAGCACAGATCGAACAATTAAAATTTGGCAAATCTAA
- a CDS encoding AzlC family ABC transporter permease gives MQEFLKGIYRALGVGVGYFPVAMSFGALATGVGVSTSAAVTMSIWVYAGAAQFAALEGVKQDLFWMSIVLTMLLINLRHIPMSLASDRIFNSFGLGQRLFLAHGLTDEAFALDITSKPRSHFYYFGIHTLCWLSWISGTWLGCQIGAKLPVQWLSFALPSLFICLLVDSLGDRLGREWLVVAIGIGLVLITQSWGTWGFLLSIFGVTCVAVVLREKI, from the coding sequence ATGCAGGAGTTTTTGAAAGGCATATATCGCGCCTTGGGGGTGGGAGTTGGTTATTTCCCCGTGGCGATGAGTTTTGGGGCGTTGGCAACTGGAGTAGGTGTATCCACATCAGCGGCGGTTACGATGTCTATTTGGGTTTATGCTGGTGCTGCCCAATTTGCCGCTTTGGAAGGAGTCAAGCAAGATCTCTTTTGGATGAGTATCGTGCTGACGATGCTGCTGATTAATTTGCGCCATATTCCGATGAGTCTGGCTAGCGATCGCATTTTTAACTCTTTTGGGCTGGGACAGCGATTATTCCTCGCTCACGGACTCACAGATGAAGCTTTTGCTTTAGATATTACTAGCAAACCGCGATCGCATTTCTATTATTTCGGCATCCATACTCTATGTTGGTTAAGTTGGATTTCTGGGACTTGGTTGGGATGTCAAATCGGGGCAAAGTTACCCGTACAGTGGTTGAGTTTTGCTTTGCCGAGTTTGTTTATCTGTCTTTTGGTTGATAGTCTTGGCGATCGTCTCGGTAGAGAGTGGTTGGTAGTGGCGATCGGTATTGGTTTGGTACTGATAACTCAAAGTTGGGGAACTTGGGGTTTTTTACTGTCAATTTTCGGGGTGACTTGCGTGGCTGTGGTGTTGCGAGAAAAGATTTAA
- a CDS encoding AzlD domain-containing protein, with the protein MNIWWIILLAGLGTFLMRSVGIWVRTDRLQAGWLDKVGFAVILVMATSSVADLGESTVEIWGAIAASIVVVVASIIKLPFLLRIALGCLVFGAIASL; encoded by the coding sequence ATGAATATTTGGTGGATTATATTATTAGCTGGTTTGGGTACTTTCTTGATGCGAAGTGTGGGCATTTGGGTAAGAACAGATCGGTTGCAAGCGGGTTGGTTGGATAAAGTTGGTTTTGCGGTAATTTTGGTGATGGCTACCAGTAGCGTGGCTGACTTGGGAGAGTCAACTGTAGAAATTTGGGGGGCGATCGCTGCAAGTATAGTTGTTGTAGTTGCAAGTATTATCAAGCTACCGTTTCTCTTACGTATCGCCCTCGGTTGTCTTGTATTTGGCGCGATCGCCAGCCTATAA
- a CDS encoding ABC transporter substrate-binding protein, translating into MPTPGGGGNSRITVGTTLRPRTIDPADNYELAGTNITTSLCDRLYTYKLGTGELEPQLATALPKVSQDGLTYTIPIRQGVVFHDGTPFNAEAMAFSLNRFIKNGGKPSALLSDVVSSVAATGNEEITIKLKNSFAAFPSVLAFPGMCAVSPKAYQIGSSKFSPTKFVGTGPYQLRQFTPNLVRMDAFDKYWGAKPTNQGIDFQILSNAANLYNSFRTSAVDIAYQTFDPQQVESLKQQATSKGWQAIEEKSNTVTHMILNVKQKPLDQLEVRQAIASMIDRPLLIQRVYQNQAQPLYSMLPDTFDSYKPVFQSAYGDGNVEKAKALLAKAGYTKENPLKLQVVYPGYSLIREQIAGTLRGYAAQKLEGIIQIQPQPEESATFFANQAKGAYQAILQDWYPDFGDPDNYIQPFLSCPKGDASGCENGASQSQGSFYYSDRMNKLISQQRQAQDPQARAKIFGEIQDLIAQDVPIIPLVQNKDYVFAQKGLQGVQIDPILKLPLWQMKKG; encoded by the coding sequence GTGCCTACTCCTGGTGGTGGGGGTAACAGTCGCATTACCGTGGGGACAACTTTAAGACCGAGAACGATCGATCCCGCAGATAATTACGAATTAGCAGGCACTAATATTACTACAAGTCTGTGCGATCGCCTCTACACATACAAATTAGGTACGGGAGAATTAGAACCCCAGCTAGCTACAGCTTTGCCTAAAGTCAGTCAAGACGGTTTGACTTACACGATTCCCATCCGTCAAGGAGTTGTTTTTCATGACGGAACTCCATTCAACGCCGAAGCGATGGCGTTTTCGCTAAATCGATTTATTAAAAATGGCGGGAAACCAAGCGCCCTGCTGTCTGATGTAGTGAGTTCTGTAGCGGCGACAGGAAATGAGGAAATAACAATTAAATTAAAAAATTCTTTTGCGGCATTCCCTTCAGTCTTAGCTTTTCCTGGGATGTGCGCTGTCTCTCCCAAAGCCTATCAAATTGGTAGCAGTAAATTTTCGCCGACAAAATTCGTCGGTACGGGACCGTATCAGTTAAGGCAGTTTACACCAAATTTGGTACGGATGGATGCATTCGATAAGTATTGGGGTGCAAAACCGACAAATCAAGGTATCGACTTTCAAATTCTCTCGAATGCGGCAAATTTATACAATTCTTTCCGCACGAGTGCAGTAGATATTGCCTATCAAACCTTCGATCCGCAGCAAGTAGAGAGTTTAAAACAGCAAGCAACATCAAAAGGATGGCAGGCGATTGAAGAAAAAAGTAATACTGTCACCCATATGATTTTGAATGTCAAGCAAAAGCCTTTAGACCAGTTAGAGGTGAGACAGGCGATCGCTTCAATGATAGATCGTCCCCTACTGATACAACGAGTTTATCAAAATCAGGCGCAACCACTCTACAGTATGCTGCCCGATACCTTCGACAGTTATAAACCCGTGTTTCAATCGGCTTATGGCGATGGCAATGTAGAGAAAGCAAAAGCACTATTAGCCAAAGCGGGATACACCAAAGAGAACCCGTTGAAATTACAAGTCGTTTATCCTGGGTATTCCCTGATTCGAGAACAAATTGCAGGCACTTTGAGGGGATATGCAGCGCAAAAACTCGAAGGAATAATTCAAATCCAGCCGCAGCCAGAAGAATCAGCTACCTTTTTCGCCAACCAAGCCAAAGGAGCATATCAGGCAATTTTACAAGATTGGTATCCCGACTTTGGCGATCCCGATAACTACATTCAACCATTTTTAAGTTGTCCTAAAGGCGACGCTAGCGGTTGCGAGAATGGTGCTAGTCAAAGCCAAGGTTCGTTCTATTACAGCGATCGCATGAACAAATTAATCTCTCAACAGCGCCAAGCACAAGATCCGCAAGCGCGGGCAAAAATCTTTGGTGAAATCCAAGACTTAATTGCCCAAGACGTACCGATTATTCCCTTAGTTCAAAATAAAGACTATGTTTTTGCCCAAAAAGGACTTCAAGGCGTACAAATCGATCCGATTTTGAAACTTCCTTTGTGGCAGATGAAGAAAGGTTGA
- a CDS encoding sulfate/molybdate ABC transporter ATP-binding protein: protein MGIVIENVTKQFGSFTAVDNVSLEISSGSLVALLGPSGSGKSTLLRLIAGLEMPDSGKILLTGKDATNQSVQDRNIGFVFQHYALFKHMTVRQNVAFGMEIRKATKGKVKGRVEELLELVQLKGLGDRYPSQLSGGQRQRVALARALAVEPKVLLLDEPFGALDAKVRKDLRAWLRRLHDEVHVTTVFVTHDQEEAMEVADEIVVMNKGKVEQVGTPAQVYDHPATAFVMSFIGPVNVLPSSAKIFQGNGFDSAHPEIFLRPQDVAIETEPNSTSVPARVSRIIHLGWEIQAELTLDDGQVVMAHLTRDRFDQLQLEPQQKVYVKPREAKSFPLYYSI, encoded by the coding sequence ATGGGTATTGTCATAGAAAACGTCACCAAACAGTTTGGCAGTTTTACCGCTGTTGACAACGTCAGCTTAGAGATTTCCAGCGGTTCTTTAGTCGCTTTGTTAGGTCCTTCTGGATCTGGTAAGTCTACGCTTTTACGGTTGATTGCGGGGTTGGAAATGCCGGATAGCGGTAAGATCTTACTGACGGGCAAAGATGCAACCAATCAGAGCGTACAGGATCGCAACATTGGGTTTGTATTTCAGCACTACGCTTTGTTCAAACACATGACGGTGCGTCAAAATGTTGCCTTTGGAATGGAAATTCGCAAAGCCACCAAAGGGAAAGTTAAAGGACGGGTAGAGGAATTATTAGAGTTAGTGCAATTAAAAGGATTGGGCGATCGCTATCCTTCGCAGCTTTCGGGCGGACAGAGACAAAGAGTCGCCTTGGCACGGGCGCTAGCGGTAGAACCAAAAGTTTTGTTACTAGACGAACCCTTTGGGGCGTTAGATGCCAAAGTGCGCAAAGATTTACGCGCCTGGTTGCGTCGCCTCCACGATGAAGTTCACGTTACCACAGTATTCGTGACTCACGACCAAGAAGAGGCGATGGAAGTTGCCGATGAAATTGTGGTGATGAATAAAGGTAAAGTCGAACAAGTAGGTACGCCAGCCCAAGTTTACGACCACCCCGCTACAGCGTTTGTGATGAGTTTCATCGGCCCGGTGAACGTGTTACCAAGTTCGGCGAAAATATTTCAGGGTAACGGGTTTGATTCTGCCCACCCAGAAATCTTCCTGCGTCCCCAAGATGTGGCGATCGAGACAGAACCTAACAGTACGAGTGTCCCTGCGAGAGTCAGTCGGATTATTCATCTGGGCTGGGAAATTCAGGCAGAGTTAACCTTGGACGACGGACAAGTGGTCATGGCGCATCTCACTCGCGATCGCTTCGACCAACTGCAACTCGAACCGCAGCAAAAGGTTTATGTCAAACCCAGAGAAGCGAAATCTTTTCCGTTATACTATTCGATTTAA
- the psb34 gene encoding photosystem II assembly protein Psb34, translated as MYTTINEDGILNNYATEPEMYYSEYPTPEQQNRYTFQGAIAGLFVMALVLVALVAS; from the coding sequence ATGTACACAACCATTAACGAAGACGGCATTCTGAATAACTACGCCACCGAACCAGAAATGTATTATTCTGAATATCCAACCCCAGAACAGCAAAATCGCTATACTTTTCAGGGTGCGATCGCTGGTTTGTTTGTCATGGCTCTAGTATTAGTTGCTCTTGTTGCTAGCTAA
- a CDS encoding YidH family protein, whose product MDRKSEIDRQREHQANERTFLAWLRTAIALIGFGFAIARFGLFLRQLQTAVTQQPTVADRNLVSSENLGVSLVLVGIFTIALAAWRYNRVFGQIESGNYRPNRLAIWLLAVIMMALGTMSIPLILGRSAPSPPTSERDRN is encoded by the coding sequence ATGGACAGAAAATCGGAAATCGATCGCCAACGGGAGCATCAAGCCAACGAGCGGACTTTCTTAGCTTGGTTGCGGACGGCGATCGCTTTAATTGGTTTTGGGTTTGCGATCGCTCGATTTGGTTTGTTTCTGCGCCAACTGCAAACAGCCGTGACTCAACAACCCACGGTTGCCGATCGCAATTTAGTTAGTTCCGAGAATTTGGGGGTGAGCCTAGTTCTAGTTGGTATCTTCACGATTGCCTTGGCAGCTTGGCGATATAACCGAGTTTTTGGGCAAATTGAAAGCGGCAACTATCGCCCCAACCGTTTAGCGATCTGGCTTTTGGCAGTCATCATGATGGCTCTGGGAACTATGAGTATTCCGCTAATTTTGGGTCGTTCTGCACCATCTCCACCTACATCCGAGCGCGATCGAAATTAA
- a CDS encoding YIP1 family protein has protein sequence MRDRHSNLWSLLREALTLDPNFYEHIPINAKNRRFAQIVVVLAAVSYSLGSAVIFLINRVPLPLLILRLLGSGIGVVIGYYFWTLTIWKIGDWFKPNHVTYRALMIPLGLAYAPQALNFLTLIPLLGQPIERILAVWSLLAAIVAVRQGLDISPGWAIAICLIGWIPLQMTIGLVRAIA, from the coding sequence GTGCGCGATCGACATAGCAATCTCTGGAGTCTACTACGGGAGGCACTCACTTTAGACCCTAATTTTTACGAACATATTCCTATTAATGCGAAAAATCGCCGCTTCGCCCAAATCGTGGTTGTTCTTGCAGCCGTCTCTTACTCTCTTGGTAGTGCTGTGATTTTTTTAATCAACCGAGTTCCCCTACCGCTGTTAATTTTGAGGCTCTTGGGCAGTGGGATCGGTGTCGTCATCGGCTACTACTTTTGGACTTTGACGATTTGGAAAATTGGTGATTGGTTTAAACCAAATCACGTAACTTATCGAGCGCTGATGATTCCTCTAGGCTTGGCTTACGCCCCCCAAGCTCTCAACTTTTTAACTCTGATTCCTCTATTGGGTCAACCAATCGAGCGAATTTTAGCCGTGTGGAGTCTGCTAGCGGCAATTGTAGCAGTCCGCCAAGGTCTAGATATTTCCCCTGGTTGGGCGATCGCGATTTGTTTAATCGGTTGGATACCACTTCAAATGACAATCGGTCTAGTCAGAGCGATCGCCTGA